The following are encoded in a window of Acidobacteriota bacterium genomic DNA:
- a CDS encoding FAD-dependent oxidoreductase translates to MSEPETDVVVVGSGAAGLAAAIEAAVAGARVALFEKQPSLGGTSNFFEGIFAVGSAMQKERYIAYSRDQAFRNFMEYNHWRSDARLVRALINRSAGTIDWLRALGVEFRDVTINMPDAPRTYHVVEGRGQAVVRALARRAEELGVTVHKSAPVERVIAGEKGPAGVAVALDGRRTEIACRAVVIASGGYANHPGWIRKYAGLELGQTVTPMGNTGKTGDGIRMAWELGAAEEGMGVLHLIRVAPFGPEFPFMNPVEGAAIQPVLWVDPMGERFCDEGIAYYDTSLGNVNRRYGQGYTFCLFDDAIKEHFITKGIFRGMGTVVPPGCRLLDLERELGRFLALGSPEFFAADSVEALALKMEVDPRVLRATVERYNGFCARGYDEEFAKDPEYLLPLRGPRYYAARARTCFLGTLGGVRINHRTEAVDPFGRPVPGLYVAGLDAGGLHAESYSMRDTSGIASAFALISGRVAGENAAEYARGR, encoded by the coding sequence ATGAGTGAACCGGAGACCGATGTCGTCGTCGTGGGTTCGGGGGCGGCGGGGCTCGCCGCGGCCATCGAGGCCGCAGTGGCGGGCGCGCGCGTGGCCCTGTTCGAAAAGCAGCCGTCCCTCGGGGGGACCTCCAATTTCTTCGAAGGGATCTTCGCCGTCGGCAGCGCCATGCAGAAGGAGCGCTACATCGCCTACTCCCGGGACCAGGCGTTCAGGAACTTCATGGAATACAACCACTGGCGCTCGGACGCGCGCCTGGTCCGGGCCCTCATCAACCGCTCCGCCGGGACCATCGACTGGCTCCGCGCGCTCGGGGTGGAGTTCCGGGACGTGACCATCAACATGCCCGACGCGCCCCGGACCTATCACGTGGTCGAAGGGCGGGGGCAGGCGGTGGTCCGCGCCCTGGCGCGCCGGGCGGAAGAGCTGGGGGTCACGGTCCACAAGAGCGCCCCGGTCGAGCGGGTGATTGCGGGGGAGAAGGGGCCCGCGGGGGTGGCGGTCGCTCTCGACGGCCGGCGGACCGAGATTGCCTGCCGGGCCGTGGTGATCGCGAGCGGCGGCTACGCCAACCACCCCGGGTGGATCCGCAAATACGCGGGCCTCGAGCTCGGCCAAACGGTGACGCCGATGGGGAACACGGGGAAGACGGGGGACGGCATCCGCATGGCGTGGGAGCTGGGGGCGGCCGAAGAGGGGATGGGGGTGCTCCACCTGATCCGGGTGGCCCCCTTCGGGCCGGAGTTCCCCTTCATGAACCCGGTCGAAGGGGCGGCCATCCAGCCGGTATTGTGGGTCGACCCCATGGGGGAACGGTTCTGCGACGAGGGGATCGCCTATTACGACACCTCCCTGGGAAACGTCAACCGCCGCTACGGGCAGGGCTACACCTTCTGCCTCTTCGACGACGCGATCAAGGAGCACTTCATCACCAAGGGGATCTTCCGGGGGATGGGGACGGTGGTCCCCCCCGGCTGCCGCCTCCTCGACCTCGAGCGGGAGCTCGGGCGCTTCCTCGCCCTCGGCTCCCCGGAGTTCTTCGCCGCCGATTCGGTCGAGGCGCTCGCCCTCAAAATGGAAGTGGACCCGCGGGTGCTCCGGGCCACCGTCGAGCGCTACAACGGCTTCTGCGCCCGGGGCTACGACGAGGAATTCGCCAAGGACCCGGAGTATCTCCTCCCCCTTCGCGGCCCGCGCTATTACGCCGCCCGCGCCCGCACCTGCTTTCTGGGAACGCTGGGGGGGGTCAGGATCAACCACCGCACCGAGGCCGTCGACCCCTTCGGCCGCCCCGTCCCCGGCCTCTACGTCGCGGGGCTCGACGCCGGCGGCCTGCACGCCGAGAGCTACAGCATGCGGGACACCTCCGGCATCGCCTCCGCCTTCGCCCTCATCTCCGGCCGCGTGGCGGGGGAGAACGCGGCGGAGTACGCGAGGGGACGTTGA
- a CDS encoding AbrB/MazE/SpoVT family DNA-binding domain-containing protein — protein sequence MQSVTVSPKFQIVIPKTIRKALQLRPGQKLRIVEYAGRIELVPERDISELRGFVKGIDTDFRREEDRV from the coding sequence ATGCAATCGGTAACCGTTTCGCCCAAATTTCAAATCGTCATCCCAAAGACTATCCGGAAAGCTTTGCAGCTCCGGCCCGGACAGAAATTGCGGATTGTCGAATACGCCGGACGCATCGAGCTTGTACCGGAGCGCGATATCAGCGAACTGCGCGGCTTCGTCAAGGGCATCGATACGGATTTCCGCAGGGAGGAGGACAGGGTATGA
- a CDS encoding type II toxin-antitoxin system VapC family toxin — protein sequence MNLVDSSGWLAYFADEPNARHFSAPLADPDALVVPTITLYEVFKVILREAGENQAIQAVAAMQKGRTVDLSPPLAIAASRLSLRHQIPMADSIILATAQAFDALVWTQDSDFKDLQKVKYFPKK from the coding sequence ATGAACCTTGTCGATTCCTCCGGGTGGCTCGCGTACTTCGCCGATGAGCCCAACGCCCGGCACTTTTCCGCCCCCCTTGCCGATCCGGATGCGCTCGTCGTTCCGACGATCACCCTGTACGAAGTTTTCAAAGTCATTCTGCGGGAGGCCGGCGAGAATCAGGCCATTCAGGCGGTCGCGGCCATGCAGAAAGGAAGGACGGTCGATCTGAGCCCGCCGCTGGCCATCGCAGCGTCGCGGCTCAGCCTCCGGCACCAGATTCCCATGGCCGACAGCATCATCCTGGCTACGGCGCAGGCGTTTGATGCCCTCGTCTGGACCCAGGATTCCGACTTCAAGGACCTGCAAAAAGTGAAGTACTTCCCCAAAAAATAA
- a CDS encoding MerR family transcriptional regulator produces MTQDIYDLKELCAASGVTPRTVHFYIQQGLLPPAGSAGPGPKYGPGHVARLKLIKLLQKEHLPLAEIRRRIEPLDDGEVLGLLGDQERKPAPASAVDYVRSVLGSSPSLARDSCRMMAMEPAQPYPSRPSAERSRWDRITLAPDVELHVRRPLARSDQKKIDTLIQLARDILTEE; encoded by the coding sequence ATGACCCAGGACATCTACGACCTCAAGGAGCTGTGCGCGGCATCGGGGGTGACCCCGCGGACGGTGCACTTCTACATCCAGCAGGGGCTCCTCCCCCCGGCCGGTTCGGCCGGGCCGGGGCCCAAATACGGCCCGGGGCACGTGGCGAGGCTCAAACTGATCAAGCTGTTGCAGAAAGAGCACTTGCCCCTGGCCGAGATCCGCCGCCGGATCGAGCCGCTCGACGACGGGGAGGTCCTCGGCCTGCTCGGGGACCAGGAGCGGAAACCGGCCCCGGCCTCGGCCGTCGACTACGTCCGGAGCGTCCTCGGGAGCTCCCCTTCCCTGGCCCGGGACTCGTGCAGGATGATGGCCATGGAACCGGCCCAGCCCTACCCGTCCCGCCCCTCGGCGGAGCGCTCCCGCTGGGACCGGATCACCCTGGCGCCCGACGTCGAGCTGCACGTCCGGCGCCCGCTCGCGCGCAGTGACCAAAAAAAAATCGACACCCTGATCCAGCTCGCCAGGGACATCCTTACGGAGGAATGA
- a CDS encoding VWA domain-containing protein → MNIRSDRALIRTAGGSRRYALVKLTVPAAPPREGRVPANISFVLDRSGSMHGDRKFELVREAVDRALGLLQEEDRFSVVVYDDRIHLLMESTRASAEAKQAARRKLARISPRGSTDLGGGWLRGCEQAALYGNDSVPAKCLLLTDGLANVGITDGEELGRHAAELRKRGVLTSTFGVGADFDEVLLQKMANGGGGHSYYVQKALQIPDFLASELGETLEVAARGASLRLSLPPEVTAEPLNPYAYERSGDTVAIDLGNLVSGQELSLVLELRFPAGAAGGTLSVGFAFADREGALDFPPATLDWTFADHAANDRQARDRAVDAAVAEIFAARAREKALEQNRRGDYDAARLTLEQTAARIRRYAGDDKILNGIALRVSEAVREYGEAMSSDRMKGCFYQVQYSMRDRDTHGKSKRSAK, encoded by the coding sequence ATGAACATCCGATCCGATCGCGCCCTCATCCGCACCGCGGGGGGGAGCCGCCGTTACGCCCTGGTGAAACTGACCGTCCCGGCCGCCCCACCCCGGGAGGGGCGCGTGCCCGCCAACATCTCCTTTGTCCTGGACCGCTCCGGCTCCATGCACGGGGACCGGAAATTCGAGCTGGTGCGGGAGGCGGTCGACCGGGCGCTCGGGCTCCTCCAGGAAGAGGACCGGTTCAGCGTGGTGGTGTACGACGACCGGATCCACCTGTTGATGGAATCGACCCGCGCCTCGGCGGAAGCGAAACAGGCGGCGCGCAGGAAGCTGGCGAGAATCTCCCCCCGGGGCTCGACCGACCTGGGGGGCGGGTGGCTGCGCGGGTGCGAACAGGCCGCCCTTTACGGCAACGACTCCGTCCCGGCCAAATGCCTCCTTCTGACCGACGGCCTGGCCAACGTGGGGATCACCGACGGGGAGGAACTGGGGCGGCACGCCGCGGAACTGCGAAAGCGGGGGGTGCTGACCTCGACCTTCGGCGTCGGCGCCGATTTCGACGAGGTGCTGCTCCAGAAGATGGCAAACGGCGGGGGGGGCCACTCCTATTACGTCCAGAAAGCGCTCCAGATCCCCGATTTCCTGGCGAGCGAACTGGGGGAAACCCTGGAAGTGGCGGCCCGCGGCGCCTCTTTGCGGCTCTCGCTCCCGCCCGAGGTGACCGCCGAGCCGCTCAACCCCTACGCCTACGAGCGTTCCGGAGACACGGTCGCGATCGATCTCGGCAACCTGGTCTCGGGCCAGGAGCTCTCCCTCGTCCTCGAGCTGCGCTTCCCCGCCGGGGCGGCCGGCGGGACTCTCTCGGTCGGGTTCGCCTTTGCCGACCGCGAAGGCGCCCTCGACTTCCCCCCGGCCACCCTCGACTGGACCTTCGCCGACCACGCCGCCAACGACCGCCAGGCGAGAGACCGCGCGGTGGACGCCGCCGTCGCCGAAATCTTCGCCGCGAGGGCGCGCGAAAAGGCCCTGGAGCAGAACCGGCGCGGCGATTACGACGCCGCCCGCCTGACGCTCGAGCAGACCGCCGCCCGGATCCGCAGATATGCCGGGGACGACAAAATCCTCAACGGCATCGCCCTGAGGGTTTCGGAGGCCGTCCGGGAATACGGGGAGGCGATGTCGAGCGATCGGATGAAGGGGTGCTTCTACCAGGTCCAGTATTCGATGCGCGACCGCGACACCCACGGGAAATCGAAAAGGTCGGCGAAGTAG
- a CDS encoding plasmid pRiA4b ORF-3 family protein, with the protein MEKKVFQLKVTLCRTKPPIWRRLEVPADTTLGRLHDVVQFAMGWFDCHLHQFVAKGVCYGVPDPEFGPEMEDENKVRLDQVLRKPKDKLTYEYDFGDSWYHDIVLEKALPGSNGKRYPVVTGGRGACPPEDCGGVGGFYRLLEILGDASHPEYKWMREWSGGDYDPKAFDLEAVNRAFQGRKKR; encoded by the coding sequence ATGGAGAAAAAAGTCTTTCAACTCAAGGTGACGCTTTGCCGCACGAAACCCCCCATCTGGAGGCGGCTGGAGGTCCCGGCCGACACGACCCTCGGCCGGCTGCACGATGTGGTGCAGTTCGCCATGGGCTGGTTCGACTGCCACCTGCACCAGTTCGTGGCGAAGGGGGTATGCTACGGGGTGCCCGATCCGGAGTTCGGCCCGGAAATGGAGGACGAAAACAAGGTCCGCCTCGACCAGGTCCTGCGCAAACCCAAGGACAAGTTAACCTACGAGTATGATTTCGGGGACAGCTGGTATCACGACATCGTGCTGGAAAAGGCGCTGCCCGGCTCCAACGGGAAAAGGTACCCAGTGGTGACCGGCGGCCGGGGCGCCTGCCCGCCCGAGGACTGCGGGGGGGTCGGGGGCTTCTACCGTCTGCTGGAGATCCTCGGCGACGCCTCACATCCCGAGTACAAATGGATGCGGGAATGGTCCGGCGGCGATTATGACCCGAAGGCGTTCGACCTCGAGGCGGTCAATCGGGCGTTCCAGGGAAGGAAGAAGCGGTAA
- a CDS encoding virulence RhuM family protein, with protein MKDDLPKGEILVYQTEDGRIKLDVRLEDETVWLTQQLIAELFQTTVPNISMHIRNIYGEGELAPEATVKKFLTVRREGDRDVRRELDFYNLDMIISVGYRVKSLLATRFRIWATQRLKEYIVKGFTMDDERLKNPPIKGSPVPDYFDEMLARIRDIRASERRMYLRVREIFAVAADYDPGENETTRFFSIIQNKLHFSSTGMTAAELIQSRADHGLPNMGLTAWKGEEVRKTDVTIAKNYLKEDEIEELNRIVTMWLDFAEDQAKRRKQVFMKDWEQKLDEFLRFNERRVLPNAGRVSKQDAEDHAKTEFDKYEIRRREHKESRGEWETIRQLENAEKMLAEGKGKKRDV; from the coding sequence ATGAAAGATGATCTGCCGAAAGGCGAAATCCTGGTCTATCAGACAGAAGACGGCAGAATTAAGCTGGATGTCCGGCTGGAAGACGAGACCGTCTGGCTGACGCAACAACTCATCGCCGAGCTTTTCCAGACGACGGTTCCCAATATAAGCATGCATATCCGCAACATTTATGGGGAGGGGGAACTGGCTCCGGAGGCAACTGTTAAAAAATTCTTAACAGTTCGCCGGGAGGGAGACCGCGATGTTCGCCGGGAACTGGATTTTTATAATCTCGATATGATCATCTCTGTCGGCTACCGCGTTAAAAGCCTCCTTGCCACGCGCTTCCGCATATGGGCAACGCAGCGGCTGAAAGAATACATCGTCAAGGGTTTCACCATGGACGATGAGCGGCTGAAGAATCCACCGATTAAGGGCTCCCCTGTGCCCGATTACTTCGATGAAATGCTGGCCCGCATCCGTGATATCCGTGCCAGCGAGCGCCGAATGTATCTGCGCGTGCGGGAAATATTTGCTGTAGCGGCGGACTACGATCCGGGCGAGAACGAAACAACCAGATTTTTCAGCATCATCCAGAACAAGCTTCATTTTTCCTCTACGGGAATGACTGCCGCCGAACTGATTCAGTCTCGTGCCGATCACGGGTTGCCGAATATGGGATTGACCGCCTGGAAAGGCGAAGAGGTTCGGAAAACAGATGTAACCATTGCCAAGAATTATCTTAAGGAAGATGAAATCGAGGAGTTGAACCGCATTGTCACAATGTGGCTGGACTTCGCCGAGGATCAGGCCAAGCGGCGCAAACAGGTATTCATGAAGGATTGGGAACAGAAGCTGGATGAATTCCTGCGATTCAACGAACGTCGAGTGCTTCCCAACGCAGGCCGCGTCAGCAAGCAGGACGCTGAAGATCATGCCAAAACGGAATTCGACAAATACGAAATTCGGCGACGCGAGCACAAGGAATCCAGGGGCGAATGGGAAACGATCCGACAACTTGAGAATGCCGAAAAAATGCTTGCGGAAGGAAAAGGCAAGAAGCGCGACGTTTAA
- a CDS encoding PEP-CTERM sorting domain-containing protein, translating into MKKLCLLTIMVILLCAGSSLAESFDLSIGIRETGGIGPAFSNAGTSGGIEWVNRDGQVLTADGTWQLFTFTPATDTLTPFAGTTADGVLDTDWVSLEHIRILNSDGVTSPIRLWIDNISNTDSTGTATEGFESFAPGSEVMFQEPSFSGSTAANLLAGSSALVSDSDAFAGEYSNELNFQFVDDVATRWVRLTTFGTASLLNPAMHAHEPGYAPPSISFYAKAMVGTPIPEPASLLLLGTGLGMIGLAAWRRRK; encoded by the coding sequence ATGAAAAAACTATGTCTCCTAACCATCATGGTCATCCTGCTTTGCGCCGGTTCATCCCTTGCGGAGAGCTTCGACCTGTCCATCGGCATCCGGGAAACCGGAGGGATCGGTCCCGCCTTCAGCAACGCGGGCACCTCAGGCGGCATCGAGTGGGTCAACCGGGATGGCCAGGTTCTCACCGCCGACGGCACCTGGCAGCTGTTCACTTTCACCCCTGCAACGGACACCCTGACCCCGTTTGCGGGCACCACCGCCGATGGCGTGCTCGATACGGACTGGGTGTCGCTCGAGCATATCCGCATCCTCAATTCGGATGGGGTCACCTCGCCCATCCGGCTGTGGATCGACAACATTTCCAATACGGACAGCACCGGTACGGCCACCGAGGGCTTCGAGTCGTTCGCCCCGGGCTCGGAGGTCATGTTTCAGGAACCGAGTTTTTCCGGGTCCACCGCGGCGAACCTTCTGGCCGGAAGCAGCGCGCTGGTTTCCGATTCGGATGCCTTCGCCGGCGAGTACTCCAATGAGCTCAACTTTCAGTTCGTGGATGACGTCGCCACCCGCTGGGTGCGCCTGACGACCTTCGGCACTGCCAGCCTCCTGAATCCCGCCATGCACGCGCACGAACCGGGCTACGCTCCTCCATCGATCAGTTTCTACGCCAAAGCCATGGTGGGGACACCCATTCCCGAACCCGCCTCCCTCCTGCTCCTCGGCACGGGGCTTGGGATGATCGGCCTGGCCGCCTGGCGAAGGAGGAAATGA
- a CDS encoding plasmid pRiA4b ORF-3 family protein — protein MNARNHTVYQFRIVLREIEPPIWRVIQTPSNYSFWDLHVAVQDAMGWLDCHLHSFRFRMPHKRKDTILGIPDDGSFDLDILPGWQFPIAAYFTEPGKTALYEYDFGDSWLHDVLLEGILLKDKTLKYPRCIDGGRACPPEDCGGVPGYHEHLEILAGSQGPEYREHVEWLKGHLKNYWPCDPDYFDPDDVEFWNPHKRWKMTFAE, from the coding sequence ATGAACGCCCGGAACCATACCGTGTATCAGTTCAGGATTGTTTTAAGAGAAATCGAACCGCCCATCTGGAGGGTGATTCAAACCCCCTCCAATTATTCCTTTTGGGACCTGCACGTGGCCGTACAGGACGCGATGGGCTGGCTTGACTGCCACCTGCATTCGTTTCGCTTCCGAATGCCGCATAAACGCAAGGATACGATCCTCGGCATCCCGGATGATGGTTCATTCGACCTGGATATCCTGCCGGGCTGGCAGTTTCCGATTGCGGCATATTTTACCGAACCGGGCAAGACGGCGCTCTATGAATACGATTTTGGAGATTCGTGGCTGCACGATGTCCTCCTGGAGGGAATTCTGCTGAAAGACAAGACCCTCAAGTATCCCCGGTGCATCGACGGGGGACGGGCCTGCCCGCCCGAGGATTGCGGCGGGGTGCCGGGCTACCATGAGCACCTCGAGATCCTTGCCGGTTCCCAAGGTCCGGAATACCGGGAGCACGTGGAATGGCTGAAGGGTCATTTAAAAAACTATTGGCCCTGCGATCCCGACTATTTCGATCCCGACGATGTGGAGTTCTGGAATCCCCATAAGCGGTGGAAGATGACGTTTGCCGAATAG
- a CDS encoding tetratricopeptide repeat protein yields the protein METAKEEMKKGYTLAAGGEHAEALEAFTRAEAGFAAAGDERGRARACTNRSLALVRLGRLAEALEGFRSALGSFEAEGELLHVAEQHGNIGSVHRDLGEPDAALAGYEKALELYRRLGMEERAADQCTNLAYARYMKEDYPEALRCYREAVGLYARSGCEEKRALAAANADRLEAALGTAE from the coding sequence ATGGAAACCGCCAAAGAGGAGATGAAAAAGGGGTACACGCTCGCCGCGGGCGGGGAGCACGCGGAGGCGCTCGAGGCCTTCACCCGGGCCGAAGCGGGGTTCGCGGCTGCGGGGGACGAACGGGGCCGGGCCCGCGCCTGTACCAACAGGTCGCTGGCGCTGGTGCGGCTCGGACGCCTCGCGGAGGCGCTCGAAGGCTTCCGGTCGGCGCTCGGGAGCTTCGAGGCCGAAGGGGAGCTCCTGCACGTGGCCGAGCAGCACGGGAACATCGGCTCGGTCCACCGCGACCTGGGGGAGCCGGACGCGGCGCTCGCGGGCTACGAGAAGGCGCTCGAACTCTACCGGCGCCTGGGGATGGAGGAGCGGGCGGCCGACCAGTGCACCAACCTCGCCTACGCCCGGTACATGAAAGAAGACTACCCGGAGGCCCTCCGCTGCTACCGCGAGGCGGTCGGGCTCTACGCCCGGTCCGGCTGCGAGGAGAAGCGCGCGCTGGCGGCCGCGAACGCGGACCGGCTGGAGGCGGCGCTCGGGACAGCGGAATGA
- a CDS encoding DUF4037 domain-containing protein yields MKGLELAESYYRAVGLPMLRSRFAGWEERLAAGLAGPGSECFGLDDAISRDHDWGPAFCLWLGDEEYLEIGERLRQAYLELPPLFMGFGPRKASPGEEWRVGPCRTSDFFRRFTGLRRPPETLREWLRIPEANLAACTNGKVFADPEGGFTRWRQALLDYPEDVRLSRIADLCLSVGQTGQYNFARSVRRAEPFAAAYSAVKFCADAIALVFLLNRRYAPFYKWLHRAVRDLPLLGSAVHERVGALVQSSEPARREEIMEETCVLLADELRRQGLSDCPGDFLLEHAPRVRARITDPELARP; encoded by the coding sequence ATGAAGGGGCTGGAGCTCGCCGAAAGCTACTACCGCGCGGTCGGGCTCCCGATGCTGCGCTCCCGCTTCGCGGGCTGGGAGGAGCGGTTGGCGGCGGGCCTGGCCGGGCCCGGTTCGGAGTGTTTCGGCCTGGACGACGCGATCTCGCGCGACCACGACTGGGGCCCCGCCTTCTGCCTCTGGCTCGGCGACGAGGAGTACCTCGAGATCGGCGAGCGCCTGCGGCAGGCGTACCTGGAGCTCCCCCCCCTCTTCATGGGCTTCGGCCCCCGCAAGGCCAGCCCGGGGGAGGAGTGGCGCGTCGGCCCCTGCCGCACCTCCGACTTCTTCCGCCGCTTCACCGGGCTCCGGCGCCCCCCCGAAACCCTCCGGGAGTGGCTGCGGATCCCCGAAGCCAACCTGGCCGCCTGCACCAACGGCAAAGTCTTCGCCGACCCCGAGGGGGGGTTCACCCGCTGGCGGCAGGCCCTGCTCGACTATCCCGAGGACGTGCGCCTCAGCAGAATCGCCGATCTCTGCCTCTCCGTCGGCCAGACCGGGCAGTACAACTTCGCCCGCTCCGTGCGCCGCGCCGAACCGTTTGCGGCCGCCTACTCCGCGGTGAAGTTCTGCGCCGACGCGATCGCGCTGGTGTTCCTCCTCAACCGGCGCTACGCCCCCTTCTACAAATGGCTCCACCGCGCCGTGCGGGACCTGCCGCTCCTGGGGAGCGCCGTCCACGAGCGGGTCGGCGCCCTGGTGCAGTCGTCCGAGCCGGCGCGCCGGGAGGAGATCATGGAGGAAACCTGCGTCCTCCTGGCCGACGAGCTCCGGCGGCAGGGGCTGTCGGACTGCCCCGGCGATTTCCTGCTCGAGCACGCCCCGCGGGTGCGGGCGCGGATCACCGACCCGGAACTCGCGCGCCCCTGA
- a CDS encoding DUF4125 family protein, whose amino-acid sequence MNEKERLIEAILEIELRMFLTVNPVLTSGCQEDPEGFRLHRRAQFLPWPEETLASYLEDLGAAEERGENLMRRKYARMQGPAEESGPEVEEIVRREMEWQRAMFRDYPAVMGGARPLTDDRTRAEMTSFETYTRGELETYSPRTLGLLRRDLVAMRDRGESLSEKIYGHLVRALGYASLADAEQKLKPRMGPLS is encoded by the coding sequence ATGAACGAAAAAGAGCGGCTCATCGAAGCGATCCTGGAGATCGAACTCCGGATGTTTTTGACCGTAAACCCGGTCCTGACGAGCGGGTGCCAGGAAGACCCCGAGGGTTTCCGGCTCCACCGCCGCGCCCAGTTCCTCCCCTGGCCCGAGGAGACTCTCGCCAGCTACCTCGAGGACCTCGGCGCGGCCGAGGAGCGGGGGGAGAACCTGATGCGCCGCAAGTACGCCCGCATGCAGGGCCCGGCGGAGGAAAGCGGCCCGGAAGTCGAGGAGATCGTGCGCCGCGAGATGGAGTGGCAGCGCGCGATGTTCCGGGACTACCCCGCCGTCATGGGCGGCGCGCGCCCCCTCACCGACGACCGCACCCGGGCCGAGATGACGTCGTTTGAAACCTACACCCGCGGCGAGCTCGAAACCTACTCCCCCCGCACCCTGGGGCTGCTGCGGCGCGACCTTGTGGCCATGCGGGACCGGGGCGAGAGCCTGTCCGAGAAAATCTACGGCCACCTCGTGCGCGCGCTCGGCTACGCCTCGCTCGCGGACGCGGAACAAAAATTGAAACCCCGGATGGGTCCCCTTTCATGA
- a CDS encoding class I SAM-dependent methyltransferase, giving the protein MTRQTVGNPDWMWNEMRQVGTDYADTAEVAAYDARMASFRDVNRENQQTLALLELAPGSKVLEIGCGTGRFARAAARAGLESFAVDISEVMLRYLAEKAQEEGLKLAGLQHAGFLTMSFPPGHFNAAVSGAALHHLPDAWKLVALLNVARVLRPGGRFLLGDVVFSLSPDETPEECFERFCASLPGMRLEAARHAAAEFSTYDWILEGLIERAGFEIESRTAAPASFIRYLCRKT; this is encoded by the coding sequence ATGACGAGGCAAACCGTGGGCAACCCCGACTGGATGTGGAACGAAATGCGGCAGGTGGGAACCGACTACGCCGACACCGCCGAGGTGGCGGCCTATGACGCGCGCATGGCGTCCTTTCGCGACGTGAACCGGGAAAATCAGCAGACATTGGCGCTTCTCGAGCTCGCGCCGGGCTCGAAGGTCCTCGAGATCGGGTGCGGCACCGGGCGATTCGCCCGCGCCGCCGCCCGGGCGGGCCTCGAATCCTTTGCGGTCGACATCTCCGAAGTCATGCTCCGCTACCTGGCCGAAAAAGCGCAGGAAGAGGGATTAAAGCTTGCCGGGCTTCAACACGCGGGCTTTTTGACCATGAGCTTTCCTCCGGGGCATTTTAACGCGGCGGTCTCGGGCGCCGCCCTGCACCACCTCCCCGACGCCTGGAAGCTCGTCGCCCTTCTCAACGTCGCCCGGGTTCTCCGGCCCGGGGGGCGGTTTCTCCTCGGGGACGTGGTGTTTTCCCTCTCCCCGGACGAGACTCCCGAAGAATGCTTCGAGCGCTTCTGCGCGTCGCTTCCCGGCATGCGGCTGGAAGCGGCGCGCCACGCCGCCGCGGAGTTCTCCACCTACGACTGGATCCTGGAGGGCCTGATCGAACGCGCCGGCTTCGAGATCGAGTCAAGGACCGCCGCCCCCGCCTCCTTCATCCGGTACCTTTGCAGGAAAACCTAG